The genomic interval CAACATTCATGCTGAAGTACTAATAAAAGAAATGGGAAAATTATTTAAGGGGAAAGGTAGTTTTAAAGAAGGTTTAGAAGTAGAAGAACATGCATTAACGTCATTAGGTGTAAAAACAGAAACAATGATTATGCGAGATGGTTCAGGCATTTCACATATGAATTTAGTTCCGCCAAATGAAATAACGAGAATGCTTTATCATTTACAGGATATGGATTGGTTCCCATGCTTTATGAATTCTCTTCCAGTTGCTGGTATAAAAGATAAAATGATTGGTGGCACATTACGTAACAGAATGAAAGGAAGTCCATTGAAAGAAAACGTAATAGCTAAAACTGGTACTTTGACAAATGTTAGCTCACTTTCAGGTTATGTAAAAACAAAAAATGGTGAAACATTCATTTTTTCAATTTTATTAAATCATTTAAAAGGATCGGATCAGGGTAAACAAATTGAAGAGCAAATTGTAAATACAATAGCTAACACAATAAATTAATTCTTGAAGCAGACATTTTGATCCACTTGGCAGTTTTTGCAATAATGATCATGAATGATCAAACTGCAAGGAGGGAGTAAGAACTATGAAAGTATTAGTAGTTGGTGCAAACGGCCAAATAGGAAATCAGTTAGCTAAATTGATACAAGAAAGTGATGCACACACTGTCCGAGCAATGGTTAGAAAGCAAGAACAGGTTGAAGAGTTTAATAAACAAGGCATAGAAGCAGTATTAGCAGATTTAGAAGGCCATATTGATTATATTGTAAATGCAGCAAATGGATGTGATGCGATTGTCTTTACAGCAGGATCTGGAGGACATACAGGTGCAGATAAAACACTTTTGATTGATCTTGATGGAGCGGTAAAAACAATAGAAGCAGCTGAGAAATTGAATATAAAACGATTCGTAATGGTTAGTGCTATTCAAGCTCATAAAAGAGAAAATTGGAACGAAGCATTAAAACCTTACTATGTTGCAAAGCATTATGCCGATAAAATTCTAATGGAATCTCATTTAACATATACGATTATTCGGCCTGGCGGATTATTAAATAAACCAAGCACAGGTAAAATTTCGGTTGGTGAAAATTTATTAAGGAAATCAATTCCAAGAACAGATGTAGCGAAAACAATTTTAGCATGCTTGGACGAGGAACAAACATTCAATCGTTCATTTGATTTAGTAAGTGGAGAAGATCCCATTAGTCATGCATTGAAAAGCTTATAAGATTTTCTTTTAATATGAGATAATATGCAATGAAAAGACCACAATTCAGAATGTAAGAAACTGATGTGGTCTTTTTTTAAAAAATAGGTACGAATGACTCTAATCTTGTAAACAAGTTCGAGGAATGTATAAAATGCCTTTTTGAATCTTTCTAAACAACGCTTACATCACTTATCTTAATGATACATGTTAATTAAAAGCATGAATGGGTAATATAGTAATGAACATAAAAGTATCGGTATATAGTAAATAAAATATATAAGGGGGAAGAAGCATGAAGCTAACTCCAGAACAACGTATTCAACTACATGGCTTTAATAACTTAACAAAATCATTAAGTTTTAATATGTATGATATTTGTTATACAAAAACGAGAGAAGAACGCGAGGCATATATCGAATATATAGATGAGCAATACAATGCTGATCGTCTAACTAAAATCTTGAAATCTGTTACAGATATCATCGGTGCGCATGTGTTAAATATTGCCAAACAAGATTATGTTCCACAGGGGGCAAGTGTAACAATCTTAGTATCAGAAGGTCCAGTTGTCGAAGTTCCTACTGAATCTTATGATGAATCACCCGGACCTCTTCCTGAAGCAATTGTAATGGGTTTAGATAAAAGTCATATTACAGTTCATACATATCCGGAGTATCACCCAAATGAAGGAATAAGTACATTTAGAGCAGATATTGACGTATCGACATGTGGAGAAATATCACCTTTAAAGGCGTTAAATTATCTTATTCACTCTTTTGATACGGATATTATGACAATGGATTACCGTGTTCGAGGATTTACAAGGGATATTAAAGGGCAAAAATTGTTCATAGATCATGATATTAGTTCGATTCAAAATTATATTCCTGAAAAAGTAAAAAATCAATTTGATATGATTGATGTAAATATTTATCAAGAGAACATCTTTCATACAAAATGTAAGTTAAAAGAATTTGATTTGAATAATTATTTATTTGGCTATTCTAAAGACAAATTAAGTAAAGAAGAACAAGAAGAAATTACAGCTCGCTTAACAGAAGAAATGGATGAAATTTTTTATGGGAAAAATATTAAATAATTACTGTGAGATTTGTTAAAGAAGAAGCTGTAAATGGTAGATAATACGGGAACCAACAATCAGAAAATGTTCCATTTGAGGATTTTATAAAGAAAATTGTCCAACAAATAAAAGAACGTAATATTAAATAGAGGATTTGATTCATGACTAAGATTAAAAACAAAAAGGTATAAAAGATAGTTAATACGCTTGGATATAAGACTCAACTGCACCGCAATTGTTGAAGACATTCTAGCAATTGAAGGTGCAGTTCTTATCTATAATTTAAACTGGAATTTAATAAATTAGTTTTAACAATCAAAATAAGCACAAATTATTTCCTTATAATGATCCACACCCAAACTGAATTATCCACCAATATGAGACATTTCAATTTTATTACGTGTCATTGTTGAATCACTTCGTTCATCGGAATATTGATCTTTTCTTCCATGCCATATTTTTTGTAAATGTTCGGCTACTTCCAAATCAGATTGTTTGGAACGGATCAGATTTCTTAAATCATATCCTTTTGATGCAAAAAGACAAGTATATATTGTTCCACTCGCAGAAAGTCGAGCCCGATTACATGTTGAACAAAATGCATCTGTTACAGATGAAATAACGCCAATTTCTGTTTTAGTACCTACATAGCGATAACGAGTAGCTACTTCACCTGGATAATTAGGATCTATTTCTTCAATGGGCATTTCTTGCTGTATATCTTGCAGGATCTGCTTTTTTGGATAGACATCTTTTAGATTCCATTTATTTGTATTTCCAACATCCATAAATTCAATAAATCGTAAAATATAGCCTTTTTCACGAAAATATTTTGCCATTGGTATAATCTCTTGATCGTTCATACCGCGCTTAACAACCATATTAATTTTGACTTCTAAGCCTGCCTCTGCTGCTGCATCAATTCCCTTCATGACTGTTTTTACCGTGACCCCACGACCATTTATCTTTCCAAATACTTCATCATTTAATGAATCAAGACTAATCGATACTCGTTTTAAGCCAGCGTCCTTTAACAATTTTGCGTGAAGAGGAAGCAGGGAGCCATTTGTTGTCATTGCAATATCTTTCACACCATCGATTTGATTTATCTTGCTAATGAGTTCAGTCAAGTCCTTTCTCATCAGAGGTTCTCCACCTGTAATTCTTATTTTCTGAACACCTAGTGATTGGACGAAGATGTTAGTAAGTCTCACTATTTCTTCATAAGTCAGCAGTTCATCTCTTTTTAAAAAAGGGTAATTTGGTCCAAATATTTCGGCTGGCATACAATACGTGCAGCGAAAATTACACTTGTCAGTTACAGAAATTCGGAGGTCGCGAAGGGGTCGATTAAAGTAATCATAGGTTGTGTTTGTTCTTTCCATTGAGTATCCCTCCATCTATCATTTTTAAAGTTTGATCCTTTCAGGGTGTGAGTATATATTAAAAGAAGACCCTCTAATAAAACCTACTGCTGTGATATTTAAGTCATCTGCTAGTTTAATAGCTAGATCAGTTGGAGCTGATTTTGATAAAACAATCCCAACACCAATTTTTGCTGCCTTTACTAATACTTCTGATGAGATTCTTCCGCTAAAAACAATGATTTTCTCTCGAACTGAAACATTGTTTAATATACTATATCCGAATAATTTATCTAAAGCGTTATGTCTGCCGATATCTGTACGACTAACGATGATGCCATCTGGTGAACAAAGAGCAGCATTGTGTACGCCGCCGGTCTCCTGAAAAACAACACTGCTTTTTTGCATGTTCTCCATTAATTTTATACATTGAGTAGGAGAGATTGTTAATTTCGTTGTTGCCGTTTTAGCTGTCCTAGCATCATTATGAAAATAAAATTGTCTGCTTTTACCACAACAAGAACCAATAAAACGTTTAGAATAATATTCTTGACTTGTTGTCATTTTTGAATGCAATTTCACATGAGCATAACCAGCATCTTCATCAATGTTTAAAGAAGAAATTTCATCTTGAAACCGAATAACACCTTCTGAGGCTAAAAAGCCAATAACCATTTCATCAAAATGGGTAGGAGTACAAACCATTGTAGCAAACTCTTGATCATTGACAAAGATTGTTAACGGATATTCCGTTACAATGTCATCCTCTGTTTCTGAAAGTTGGCCATTCGTAAATTTCGTAATTTTTTGATTCACACTCATTTTTTGCACCATGTTCAACGATCATCCTTTAAAAGAAAATTCTGATTGTATAAAGTATAAACACATCAAGTGGATTTAACAAGTATAGTAGATTTCTTGATGACTACCATTTAAGTAATTGGCAATAAATATATAGCCCTACATACAAAAAATGACTGCCAGAAAAGTTTGACAAGGTTGATAAATCTCATTATCCAAAAGTGAGTAATAATCCAAATAAAATCTCAGTTTAGTATTGATGCAAAAAAGAGAACATGTTAGTATTTTTATAAGAATTCAAGGATTTGTAACAATTTGTTTCGTGATAGCGATCCTGTTGACGGTTCAAATTGGTGCTAATCGACAATAATAAGTGAGACCATTAAGGTGTAATGACAACATTACTTTCGTTGCTAAATTTCATTTGAATGCTTTATGGAATTGTAAGCGATTAAAAACAAGTTGTGCAGCCAAAAATGGTTTGATTTTCCTTTAGAATGTCAGAAATTTGTGGTAAAATATTCATGTACAACCTCGGAGCAGGCAGGAGAGTATTATGAATAAGTATGAAGCAGAATTTAGTAATATCGTACGCTCATTTAGAAAGAAACATATGGGTAAGGGACCAAGCAAAATAACAACTACATTTTGTAAAAACTGGGCCATTTGTGAAATGGAAGGAAATTTATCACCAGTTGAAAAGTTCATTGCCAGTGCAGATCAAGGAAAACATATGCTCCGCTCAGCAAGAACTGAAATGGTAAAGCAAATGTATAGGAAGACTCCACCTGTTGAGATGGAGGAATTCTTAGGGTGTAAATTTGTAGATTTATTTGTAGATATAGATATTGATAGAGATTTTGGAATGTCAATTTTTGTTTTTGATCAAGATCTTCAAGAGAAGTTTTCTAAATAAAAAGGTATGGCACTTAGTAGCGACCCTGCAAAAGACTAACCACCATTAACTCTAACATTATCATGTTGAGGTATGGTGGTTTTTCTTGTTTTTAGAGGATATTTTATCGTTTTAAACTATACTGACTTGCCCCTTAACAGGTTTATAACGTATAAACCTTCTTATCCTGAACTGGTATTAGCCAGATATTGTTTAAAGTGACAGACACGTTTCTTAACTAGATTAGGAGTTGATTTAATTGGGAAAAACGCAACATCAAGGTCCGATAAAGGCAACAAAAATCCCCCAGCCAAAACACTGGGTTAGTCCAATTCCTTTTGGACTAGGAAAGGTAAAACCACAACATTTCCGCGATACAATGAAGATTGCTATTGAAAACAGTGATAACTTAGGCTATGCAACAAAAATATTAACAAAAGGTGTATGTGATGGATGTGCATTAGGAGTATCTGGATTATTTGATCAGACTTTAAAGGGTCCCCATATTTGTACGACAAGATTGAATGTTCTACGATTAAACACAATGCCTGCTTTAAAAGAAGAAGTTGTTCATGCAGACATTGATGAACTTCGAAAATATAGCAGCACTGAATTAAGGAAATTAGGAAGAATACCCTATCCACTAATTCGTCGCAAAGGAGAAAGAAAATTTTCTCGGATAACTTGGGATGAGGCAATGGATCTCATTGCTAATAAAATGAAAGAATTAGATCCAAAACAATATGCTTTTTATTTAACTTCAAGAGGAATAACAAATGAATCTTATTACATTGCTGGAAAAGTAGCTCGATTTTTAGGTACAAACAATATAGACAATGCCTCACGCATTTGTCACTCACCAAGTAAAACAGCTTTAAAACGTTCTATTGGAGTAGGTGCATCAACGGCAAACTATCAAGATTGGTTTGGAACCGATGTTCTGATGTTTTGGGGAAGTGTTGCATCAAATAGTTCACCTGTTTCAACGAAATATATGTTAGAAGCAAAGAAACGAGGAACTAAAATTATTGTGGTGAATCCGTATAGTGAGCCGGCTATGGAAAAATATTGGATTCCTTCAAATCTTGAATCAGCGTTATTCGGAACAAAAATTGCCGACGATTTTTATCAAGTGAATATTGGTGGGGATATCGCTTTTATACACGGAATCATGAAGCATTGGTTTAAGATGGAAGAAAATCAGTACGGATCAGCAATAAACCATGAATTTGTAAATGAGCATGTTAATGGCTATGAAGAATTAAAGCTGAAAGTACAGGAACAATCATGGGATGAGATAATCAAATCATCTGGAGTACCGTATGAACGAATTGTTGAATTATCGGAATTACTTGCAAAAAGTAAAAATGCCGTATTTGCATGGGCTTTAGGTTTAACAATGCATTCCTTTGCGACTGACAATATTTCACAAGTAGCCAATCTGGCCCTTTTACGTGGTTTTCTTGGACGTGAAAATAACGGGTTAATGCCTTTCCGCGGTCATTCATCTGTACAAGGTTCTGGAGAGATGGGGGCAGATCCATTTGTATTACCAGGCAGTAATTTTGATGAGGAAAACATAAAGCGAATGGAAGAAATTTGGGGATTTAAACTACCTAAATGGCAGGGAGATATTGTTGGGGTCACACTTGAAAATATTGTACTTCCTGAAGATCATGAACGTAAAATAAAACTTTACTATTTGTCAGGCGGAAACTTCTTGGAAACTATGCCAGATCCTGAATTTGTTGAAAAAGCACTATCAGAATTAGAAATCCGCGTTCATCAGGATATCATATTGAATACTTCCACTCTTGTTGATGCAAAGGAAGCAGTAATCGTCCTTCCTGCAAAAACACGGTACGAGCAAGAAGGTGGTGGAACTTCAACATCAACTGAACGTATGGTTTATTTTTCTCCTGAAATTAAAGGGAATAAAAATGAAATAAAGGAGGCACGTTCAGAATGGCGAATCTATATTGATCTTGCGAAACGAGTTAAGCCTGATAAGGCACATTTAGTAGATTTCAAAACAGGACAAGAAATTCGTAATGAAATTGCAATTGCAAATAGGGACTATGACGGAATTCAGCATTTAAAAGATCAAGGAGACGTTTTCCAATGGGGAGGAGCATGGCTTTGTGAAGAAGGTATTTGTCCGACACCAGATGGCAAGGGGAATTTAGTAGCTGTTGATATCCCAGATTTAGGTAAGAAGGAAGGCCAATTTATTGTTACTTCACGACGTGGTAAACAATTTAATTCAATGGTTTATAAAGAAACAGATCCATTTAACAACGCAGAGCGTTATGATGTATTAATGAACGCAGATGATGCTGGTACATTAAGTATTACTGAAGGAGAAGGGATTGTCGTTTACAATGGATTTGGTGTTTTTCAAGGCAGAGCAAAATTTGTTGATATTGCAAAAGGGAACTTGGAAGTACATTTTCCAGAAGGCAATTTCTTATTACCAAGAGGGAGATATGAAAAATACGCTGGAATTCCTGATTATAATATTACTGTTTCAGTAGAAAAAGCCGACCGCTTTAATGCCCGTAAAGACATTCAATATTTAGAAAAACGTGTTGAGGATTTAGAAATTGATACTCCGGTTTAAAATGTAGGCTGACCTAATCTAATAGGTCAGCCCTTATCATATTTATTATTCTTCATCATTAATTTCTCCATCACCAATTTCATCCTCCCCGGGTTCGTCGTCACATGCAACGATGGAAGTAGCAAGTAGTGCTGAAAGTAAAAGTACAAGGAACTTTTTCATGAAAGAATTCACCACCTAGAATTATATGTGTAAAATAGGGTTCCAAAAATACTACTTAATTATGTAATTGCTATAAACATTTAACTAAAAACAAATAAAGATTGATTCAGTAAACTAGGTTTTTGTTAATATTTTCATGAGCCTACTAGGAGAAAATGTCATTCACTAGGGTGAAGAATGAAAGATAAAGATAGTACAAACTTTGAGTTATGATGAAGATGTTTATCGCGAAGAGAGAATGGTAAGTGTTGTCATTCCTTAATTATATCAAACAATGCGATCTATAATGGGCTAATATGTGAGTTAATCTGTAAAACACCCAGACTAATTCTTTGCTTTTTATTTCAATCATTATGTTCCGAATAGATTGTTATCCGTGTCATATCTATTTATTTATTCATAACCTACTAGTAATAGGGGGGAGGATAAAAGGTATGGGGAATAATGATGAATCTATTTGTCAAAAGTTTCCAAGAATTATCGGAGGCCAAATGGGTTTTGCCGGAGGTAAATGTGTAGCAACAATAAATCGAGATGAATTACATGTAACAATTTTAAAGAAACGTTTTAGAGTAACAACTTCTTTCTCTTTCGATTCAAGAGATGCTAAGACAGGACAGGCATTGTGTCTTGGTCGTGTAGTACTTTTGCAAACGGAAGTTGATGATTTTGTTGCTGCAATTCTTAAGCAGGTTCATCTTCTGTTAGCATATTATCTCCTTTCTAGATTTTCTTATTTTGCCAAGATATCATCAGGATCTCTTCCTTTTTCCCATCTTTATTTGTAGGATTTGTAGGAATGCTACAATATGATGTGGTTGTCCAAGACATCCAACTATAAGGACATTTCTTTTTTATCCTCCCAATTAATAACATAACTATTATTCTAGTCTTTATTACCTATACCAAAAAGTTATCAAGTTCAACTAGAAGAAGAAATAAACAAAGATCGAATTGCACATGGAAAAAAGCCTTTCCACCCCTCAAACAAAAGAAGAGACGAAAGAAATTAAAGTAAGCACAACAGATCCTGAAAGTGGCTATTATATTAAAAATGAACGAGAAAAACAATTTGCCTACTCCGTTCATACAGCTTGTGACTAAAAAGGCTTTGTATTAGGCAATCAAGTTACAGGTGGAAAAGATAGTCAGGTGGTAAATTCTCTAGTAGATGAATTGATTGAAAAAGTAGGTAAGCCAAATGTTCTTGCTGGAGACGCTGGATATAAAACATCACCTGTTGCGCGAAATATTTAATGGACAAAGAAATTAGACCTGTTATGCCTTACACGAGACCTCACACTAAAGATGGATTCAAGAAAAAATATGAATATGTTTATGATGAATACTATGATTGTTATATTTGTCCGAAGGATCAAGTGCTTCCTTATCGTACGACGACCAAGATGGTTACAGACAATATGCATCAAACCCAGCCATTTGTAAAGATTGCCCACTCCTTGATTCCTGTTCACAGAGTAAGGACAATTGGAAATTGATTCACCGACATATTTTGGGAAGATAAAATTGATGAGGTTAATCATTTACGACATTCAGAAATTAATAAAAACATATACGCTATGCGTAAGGAGACAATCGAACGTGTCTTTGCAGATGCCAAAGAAAAGCATGGTATGCGATGGACCACTTTAAGAGGACTTAAAAAAGTGGCCATGCAGGCGATGCTAACTTTTGCTGCCACGAATCTTAAGAAAATGGCAAACTGGGCATGGAAGTATCCCTGCCCAGCCTAAAATATTGAGATTAAATGCAAACCCCATTTCAAATCAAGGATTTGAAATGGGGTTTGTCTACAGGCCGAGAGCTAATCAAATAATGTTGATTAGCTCTTCTATATTGTTAATAAAAATAGGTTTATAAAAATCCAATAAATGAGAAATGTATATATCCTTATCTTTGAAATTGTTAATTTTAATAAAAGGAGGATAAACTTATTTGATTAGGAGATTTTAAATAATATCAATTTATCCTAGAAAGGATGGTACATTTATGGAGAAAAAATTATTAAAATTACTTAATGTTCTGTGTTTAATTTGCTTACCTTTTTTATTTCGGGGCTCAAAGATGAGGGAGAATTTACTTATTTTTTTCTCAAAAGGAGTTCTAGCAACCCTTATTGATGCTTATGTTGTTGGAACCCAAAGAGTTTCCTATCCAGTTCGCCCTTTTCCAAAAATCTTTAAAACAAATCTTATTTATGACATATTATTCTTTCCAATATTAAGTGTGATCTGGGTTAAAATATCGTATAACGATAATATAAGTAAGATACTTTTAAAGAGCTTAATATTTAGTGTTCCAATGAGTTTAGGGCAATGGTATTTTGAAAAAAATTCCAGATTGTTCAAATGGAAAAAGTGGTCGCCACTCCATACTTTTGGAAGTGTAAACTTTACATTATTTACAATTAGAGGTTTAGTTGGCTTATTAAAGAGAATAGATAAATTAAAGCAAAATCAAAATAAAACCCATAATTAAAGGTTGATATTATGATTAAAAAAACAGTTAAGCTAGAAGCCATTCTAATTGGCATCTCCACGTTTGTCAGCAATTTCTTTTACCCATTCTCCAACTTGTGGGCTTACACGTCCTTGGCGTGTACTACCTAAAATGATTCCTATATTTAATTTTTCCATTATTTTTTCCTCCTCATTAGTTGAACCATCAAATAATTTGTCTGCATTTGTCTGAAAATCCCATGCCCTTCACCAGCATAATACACTTTCATGGTGTTCTTATTCCTTATAAATTCTCAATATTTCAATTATCACTAATCAAAATATATTATATTCGACATAATTCAAGATAATGTAATACACTAAATTTCTTTTGTCAAAAACATTGTTTTTATGACTTGATTAAATTATATATTGCGCTGGAGTTTCAAAAATAATTCGGAAGATATTGAATGATAAAAGCTCCTTTGTCTACAACTATTTATACAAACGTAACTGGTGTGTAATTCATGGTATTAGATATAACGTCCCCTGATAAACCCGAATATACACGAATCAAGGCGTTTTTATCTCGGAGAACGGTATATCTTTTACGTGAATGATTTAGTAACGGATGCCTTTTGTAGATCAAGATCTAGATCATTAAGTGACTTTATTGTTACAGTCAGAACAGATCAAAATTGACTTAAAATCTAATTGAAAAACTTTATATTTATATTCACTAAGTTTTCCCCTTTTAAAATTAATAAATTAGCTTATAACTTTTTTCTTTTAAGAAACAACGTCATAAAAAATACAATAACAGCTAAAGTAGTAGTCACAAGAAAAGCATCTTGCATTCCCAAAATACTTGCTTCTTTAATCGCCACAGATTCCGATATTGTACTTGAAATTTGAGGTAAATAATTTTTAGTTTGTGTCGACATTATGGTAGTTAATAACGCTGTACCTATTGAACCAGAAACCATTCGAGCTGTATTAGCAGCAGCTGCACCATGTCTGCTCATGGATTGAGGGAGTTGATTTAATCCATATGTCATTACTGTCATCATAATAAAAGAGATTCCAAACATAAAAGTAGAGTACAGAGCTGATACAAATAATAAACTAGAATGTAAACTTAAAGTGGTATATAACCAAGATGTTACTACAATCAAAGACATTCCAATGTAAGTTAATGGTCGTATACCATAACGATCTAAAATGATTCCAGCTATAGGTGACATTATACCCATCAAAATTGCACCAGGTAGCGGAATCAAACCAGTTTGAAATGTTGAATGACCTAAAATGTTTTGTATATATACAGGAGTTAAAAGCTCAACACTATACATAGCAAGTGCTACAAACGAACCAATGGCTATTGTTATAGAAAACTGCTTGTTTTTAAAGACAGATAAGTTAAGCATTGGTTGCTCAGCGACTAACTCACACCATATAAATAAGCTTATAAAAATTACGCCTATGATGATTGTAATAATTACTTGATCAGCCCTCCAACCAAGACTTCCAGCCATTGAAAAACCGTATAATAAGGAGCCTAATCCTATAGTTGATGTAATGACACCTGGAAAATCAAATTTGGGATTGCTTTTTTCTGTCACATTACGTAAAAAAATGAGAGCGAAAATTAAATTTATGATTCCTATTGGAATAACAATGTAAAATAAAACTCTCCAAGAGTAGTGCTGCAGGATCCATCCTGATAAAGTGGGACCAATAGCAGGTGCAAATGTCATGGCAATACCGATCATCCCCATTGCTTTTCCTCTTTTTTCAGGCGGAAACAAACTGAAAATGACAAATTGCACAAGTGGCATCATCACCCCAGCTCCAGCTGCTTGTAATAATCGCCCTGCTAGCAAAAATGAAAAACTAGGTGCAAGAGCACTTAAAATGGTCCCGATTGTAAATAGCCCAATGGAACTTATAAATAATTGTCTTGTAGAAAATTTCCCAATGAGATATGCCGTAATGGGAATAACTATTCCATTAACCATAATAAATCCTGTACTTAGCCACTGAACGGTATTAACTTCTAAATCAAAAACCTTACTTAATTCTGGGATGGCAACATTTAATAGGGTTTGATTCAATAGAGCCATAAAAGAACCAAGAACTAAAATGGATAAGATTAAAAATCTAGCCTTACTACTTAAGTTAAACGGGGCAGCTTTATTTTTAACGTTTTCTATCATGATCATCATCACCTAATCCTAATTATTTCGAAAGATTGCTTGAGGTTTAGATGAATCGTAACCTCAAGCATTTTTATATTTCCTAGTACTGTTAGAAAGTATCAGCTAAAATCTCTGCTTTTTTAATTCCATCTGTAATTAATGCTTCTTTTCTATCAGGATATTGATTATGCCCTTCAACAACCACCGTAGAAATCTGATTAATACCGAACATATGCAATGTTTTCACCACAAAATTCACCGCTATTTCTTCTGATTTCAATGGCTCCATAGAGTAGTCTCCACCTCTAGCATTAAGAATTGCAATTTTTTTATCAGGAACAAGCCCAATTGGTCCCTCTGGTGTATATTTAAATGTTTGACCAGCGACATTTAAATAATCTAAATACGTATGAAGAACAGCTGGTATTGTTTTATTCCACAAAGGAAATGCAAAAACAACTTTATCTACTTCAAGAAATTGTTGTAAGTAACGTTTTTGAATATCAGATGCCATTCTTTCTTCAGCTGTAAGTTCAAATCCTTGTGATGACTTAAATAATCCGTTTATCATATTTACACCGTAATAAGGAAGCTCCTCTTTAAATAAATCCAATTCGACAATCACATCATTTGGATTTCTTTCTTTATAACGATCCGTAAAAGAATGATATAACTGTAAACTTACTGATTGCTCAATTGGTCTATTGTTCGCTTTGACAAATAATACTTTAGCCATTTTTAAAATCCTCCAAATTTATATTTTGTTTATATTGTTAGAGATAGTACCGGTTATACCTCACGCAATATAATTGTTTATGCAACTAAAAATTTGTTATATTATAAGTACTTATAAAGAAATAAAGATAAATTTAGTTGCTTACGCAACAAATATTATAATAGAATTCTCCATAGAGCAAGTGAATTTTATTGTTAAAAAGTGGTAATATAGATTAAGATGGGGATTAAACTATAATTTTTGTATAATAATCTTACAAAGAATTATCTCAGAAAGGAGAACTATAATGTGTAACGATAAAAAAGGGTCAATTGGTCGTTGGATTTCATTGCTACA from Metabacillus sediminilitoris carries:
- a CDS encoding CBO0543 family protein, whose protein sequence is MEKKLLKLLNVLCLICLPFLFRGSKMRENLLIFFSKGVLATLIDAYVVGTQRVSYPVRPFPKIFKTNLIYDILFFPILSVIWVKISYNDNISKILLKSLIFSVPMSLGQWYFEKNSRLFKWKKWSPLHTFGSVNFTLFTIRGLVGLLKRIDKLKQNQNKTHN
- a CDS encoding DHA2 family efflux MFS transporter permease subunit is translated as MIENVKNKAAPFNLSSKARFLILSILVLGSFMALLNQTLLNVAIPELSKVFDLEVNTVQWLSTGFIMVNGIVIPITAYLIGKFSTRQLFISSIGLFTIGTILSALAPSFSFLLAGRLLQAAGAGVMMPLVQFVIFSLFPPEKRGKAMGMIGIAMTFAPAIGPTLSGWILQHYSWRVLFYIVIPIGIINLIFALIFLRNVTEKSNPKFDFPGVITSTIGLGSLLYGFSMAGSLGWRADQVIITIIIGVIFISLFIWCELVAEQPMLNLSVFKNKQFSITIAIGSFVALAMYSVELLTPVYIQNILGHSTFQTGLIPLPGAILMGIMSPIAGIILDRYGIRPLTYIGMSLIVVTSWLYTTLSLHSSLLFVSALYSTFMFGISFIMMTVMTYGLNQLPQSMSRHGAAAANTARMVSGSIGTALLTTIMSTQTKNYLPQISSTISESVAIKEASILGMQDAFLVTTTLAVIVFFMTLFLKRKKL
- a CDS encoding FMN-dependent NADH-azoreductase codes for the protein MAKVLFVKANNRPIEQSVSLQLYHSFTDRYKERNPNDVIVELDLFKEELPYYGVNMINGLFKSSQGFELTAEERMASDIQKRYLQQFLEVDKVVFAFPLWNKTIPAVLHTYLDYLNVAGQTFKYTPEGPIGLVPDKKIAILNARGGDYSMEPLKSEEIAVNFVVKTLHMFGINQISTVVVEGHNQYPDRKEALITDGIKKAEILADTF
- a CDS encoding DUF1259 domain-containing protein — its product is MGNNDESICQKFPRIIGGQMGFAGGKCVATINRDELHVTILKKRFRVTTSFSFDSRDAKTGQALCLGRVVLLQTEVDDFVAAILKQVHLLLAYYLLSRFSYFAKISSGSLPFSHLYL